The following nucleotide sequence is from Flavimarina sp. Hel_I_48.
ATCATTTTCGGTTTTTCGCGCATTGCAAGGGCTTCGATTTTATCATAATCAAGCAAACCGGTTTCTTCTTCCACCCCATAAAAAACAGGACTGTACAATCTTCCTGAAAAATTTACCGGTGAACCGTGGGTCAAATGACCTCCATGTGCGAGATCAAAACCCAGGAATTTATCACCGGGTTTCAGGCAGGCATGGAATACCGCGGTATTTGCCTGTGATCCAGAATGCGGTTGCACATTGACATATTTTGCATTGAAAAGCTCTTTGGCACGGTCAATGGCAATTTGTTCCACTTCATCAACCACTTCACAACCTCCATAATATCGCTTACCGGGATACCCCTCTGCGTATTTATTTGTAAGTACAGAGCCAGCGGCTTCCATAACCTGTTCGCTCACAAAATTTTCTGAGGCAATAAGCTCTAGACCATTGAGTTGTCGCTTTTTTTCTTCTGAAATCAAATCAAATATCTGGGTGTCCCGTTGCATTCTATTAAAGTTTGTTAAATTAGATTCAAAAGTAAGGATTACATATGGTTAGTACTATTTTAATTCTATATTTGAAAGCACTATTTACTAACAAATTATTAAGAATATATGCCCTCCAAGACGAACGATCCAAAACGTAAAACCTGGCTGGATATCCCAAAAAACACTGATTTTCCCATTCAAAATATTCCTTTTGGCGTGTTTTTGACACGGGATGATATTATCACCATAGGTACACGTATAGGTGACTTCGCCATAGACCTTGGCGCCTTGCACCAGTTAGGCTATTTTGAAGGAATTCCCCTTACAGATGATATTTTTCTGCAGGACACGCTAAACGACTTCATTGCAGATGGCCGTAAGACCTGGCGTCTTGTGCGTAACCGTATTTCAACAATTTTTGAAGAGGGCAACGCTAATTTAAGGGACAATCAGGAACATCGTGACCGGGTGATCTTTCACCTGGATGAAATTGAAATGCAACTCCCTGTTCAAATAGGCGATTATACTGATTTTTATTCTTCTAAAGAGCACGCAACAAACGTAGGTAAAATATTTAGGGACAAGGATAGCGCATTGATGCCCAACTGGATGCATATGCCGGTAGCATATCATGGCAGGAGCAGTTCCATAATTCCTTCTGGGATTCCCGTTCATCGCCCACAGGGACAAAAACTTCCCAATGGCGCCACTAAACCTATTCTGGGTCCGTCGCGTCTGGTAGATTTTGAATTGGAAATGGCTTTTATTACCACAGATGCAAATGAACTTGGCCAACCAATACCTGTAGATGAGGCAGCTGATTATATTTTTGGCCTGGTACTTTTCAATGACTGGAGTGCACGGGATATTCAGAAATGGGAATATGCGCCTCTTGGTCCATTCCTGGGAAAAAACTTTGCTTCGGCAATGTCGTGCTGGATTGTTACCCTTGACGCTTTAGAACCCTTTAAAACCGAAAGTCCGAAGCCTGAAAAAGAACTCCTCCCTTATTTACAATCTTCGGGTAAGAGAAATTACGATATCAAACTTGAGGTCTCCATACAGCCAGAAGGCAAGGCGGAAACTCTGGTTACACGTTCTAACTTTAAGCACATGTACTGGAATATGAACCAGCAACTGGCCCATCATACCATTAATGGCTGTCCCGTAAATTCTGGGGATATGATGGGGAGCGGAACAATTTCTGGTCCCACACCAGATTCCTATGGTTCTATGATGGAATTAAGCTGGAAAGGTTCAAAACCCGTAAAACTGGACGAAGGCGGAGACCGAAAATTCATCGAAGACAATGATACGGTAATCATG
It contains:
- the fahA gene encoding fumarylacetoacetase, with protein sequence MPSKTNDPKRKTWLDIPKNTDFPIQNIPFGVFLTRDDIITIGTRIGDFAIDLGALHQLGYFEGIPLTDDIFLQDTLNDFIADGRKTWRLVRNRISTIFEEGNANLRDNQEHRDRVIFHLDEIEMQLPVQIGDYTDFYSSKEHATNVGKIFRDKDSALMPNWMHMPVAYHGRSSSIIPSGIPVHRPQGQKLPNGATKPILGPSRLVDFELEMAFITTDANELGQPIPVDEAADYIFGLVLFNDWSARDIQKWEYAPLGPFLGKNFASAMSCWIVTLDALEPFKTESPKPEKELLPYLQSSGKRNYDIKLEVSIQPEGKAETLVTRSNFKHMYWNMNQQLAHHTINGCPVNSGDMMGSGTISGPTPDSYGSMMELSWKGSKPVKLDEGGDRKFIEDNDTVIMRGYSEKNGVRIGFGDVSTKLLPIFKKK